TCTGTGGCCCCATCCCACTCATACACCTCTTCTCTTGGAGGTCCGTCCCCCCAAAGAAGCTGAGTAGCGTTGTGTGAAAGCGTTCCCCAATTTTCCTTGTCGTCAGAGACGTACATCGAGACCGTCAACGGAACCAACATAGAGTTGGTAGGCCAATCTTGCATAAACCGGGCTTTAATGTTCGAAATCGACTTTGGCTCACCTAAGTCGAACACGACTTCGCGTGTCTTTTTCTTCACATGCCCTACCCATGCCGGATCCGACATTTTCAGTTCACCATGTATTCCATCAGTCAGCTTATTGCTATCGTCGGGATACGCAGCTTCAGGTGCTTCAGACCATTCATAATTAAGCCCTAGAGCAAGATTATGAATATCTGACTGTAACCCATACACTGCAGGGATCACCCCTTCTACACCCTGCACCGGTGCCAGATCTTCCGGTTGGACTTCAGGATCTGATACTTCTTCATCTGGATTTGTCGCGTCATTCTCACTTGGTTCGCCTGGCAGAACCTGCTCTTCCGTTGGCGTTGGCGGATTTCCCTCCTCCGCTTGCACTGCCGGAACAAGTGTCAACAATAAGCTAATAATCATTACAATCGTTGCCCATTTTTTATACCAAGTCATAAACGCCCACTTCCTTTCTATTCTTTATGATGTAACAAGCTTAATCCGATGATCTTTCATCCTTTCCACCTATTATTTTTGAAACTTTAGACGTGGCTTTACAGTAACATTAAGAAACTTAACTCTTGTTTTAAATAGATAAGTTATTACTTTTCATATACACTTGTTTACCTGTCGCTCAAGAACGACAGTTTGAGCTACAATACAACTTTTTAAGACTACAAATTTGACTTGGATACCTCTTACCCGCAAAATGGCCGTTGCATGATGCTAGGGAGGAGGAACAAGAAAACAGGACAATCATAATAATATCTAACCACGAACGAAGCAGGTTAATTCAGTAAGAATAGGTAGTATAATTTTGTTGCTTATTTTGAGAAATACAATATTTTATTAAGTAAATATTGAAAGAAAATGCAGCAAGATGAAGATAGAAAAAAAGAAGGATACACTGTAACTTTTAAATGAGGTGATGACAGTGTATAGAAGTGTACTGAAGAATCGAATGATATTGTATTATTTGGCGGGAGCAGGGATTTCCCAATTAGGAAATGTTATTACAGGACTTGCTTTCCTTTTTTTATCTTATGAACTAACACAATCCAGCATTCTGACCACAGTTATGGCTATTACACAAGCTACTCCATACCTTTTATTCGGACTAGCTGGTGGAGTAATTGCTGACTCAGTAAACAAAAAACGTTTATTACTGTTGATAGACATCATACGAGTACCTATTATTCTTTCATTGGTCTTTATTTATCAAATGAATCTTTTAGGTTTTTGGCATTTAATAGTTGTGAGTTTCATAATTCAAAGTCTAGGATGTTTTTATAATCCAGCTTACAGAGCTGTATTACCTCTCATTACTTCTATAGAAGATCGAACAGTTGCAAATAGCTTATTTGATATTGTGACAAGAGGTGTACAAATGCTTGGACCAATATTTAGTATTGGTCTGTTAAATTCAGGACAAATAATTCATTTCTTCACAATTGATGCCTTAACGTATTTAGTCAGTGTATTTTTCATCTTAAAACTTCTTTGGAAAGAAAATAACGATACTACGGATAACCTGTTGAATACAACTGACAGTATTTTTAGTTCTATAAAAGATTTCCTTAACTGGGTAAAAG
Above is a window of Paenibacillus uliginis N3/975 DNA encoding:
- a CDS encoding MFS transporter, whose translation is MYRSVLKNRMILYYLAGAGISQLGNVITGLAFLFLSYELTQSSILTTVMAITQATPYLLFGLAGGVIADSVNKKRLLLLIDIIRVPIILSLVFIYQMNLLGFWHLIVVSFIIQSLGCFYNPAYRAVLPLITSIEDRTVANSLFDIVTRGVQMLGPIFSIGLLNSGQIIHFFTIDALTYLVSVFFILKLLWKENNDTTDNLLNTTDSIFSSIKDFLNWVKGEYTIRTLLFVTFLIVFFNTWVWQVGLLLQLIETKNNGEQLYSLLMGWYGAGVITVNIVIPFLWKKLTLTIYLIGSIVWGVGILVLGFATHLSTYFIGILIAAIGLPISGLARVYLIQTLIPINKLGRAFSFNAVLLYGSNVLSLSLFGALSPLVEIRYIFVFCGSMMVIGSFVYLFRVFPSKKTGRDSVETFK